A region from the Sandaracinus amylolyticus genome encodes:
- a CDS encoding response regulator, whose translation MAGPGDKKQLGKILLKQKLVTPGELDDLLDQQRRSPGTRLASAAMRSGKLEEVDLLRALSEQHGVPGIDLSQVVVPTQNLRLVPIDVARQSLILPFSVKDEEIFLAMADPDDRRVIDEIEFVTGRTVHPYVALHDHLAEVIDAAYQQLDRGEPHYVGPNAPADYLESLGIRSAAPPPLPRARTRAVIGSDDLDAQATPPGVPPPRRITNAGTRPGTQPGTRPTERRLPTLDPVFDSRVGPLPKEEIASALRAPDRVKRVLVVDDEDDIRRMLRRVLQERGYQVLEAAKGGDALQMVREHVPDLILLDAMLPEIHGFDICRRIKGSQKYGHIPIIMLSAIYRGWRFAEDLRESYGVQVFLEKPFKISDVTQAIERALEGTTNERDEDEELSSQASDALTSGIEAYKAGNIDDAIAHLRRGVGIDPLSFRLHYHLGLLYGRRDNLFEAIHEMETAVDLAPRNFAALKNLAVLYQRAGFKHRAIEIWERAIGSAPDEETKRGIKEHLMSLL comes from the coding sequence ATGGCCGGCCCGGGCGACAAGAAGCAGCTGGGGAAGATCCTCCTCAAGCAGAAGCTCGTGACGCCCGGTGAGCTCGACGACCTGCTCGATCAGCAACGACGCAGCCCCGGGACACGCCTCGCGTCCGCAGCGATGCGATCGGGCAAGCTCGAGGAGGTCGATCTGCTGCGCGCGCTGAGCGAGCAGCACGGCGTGCCCGGCATCGATCTCTCGCAGGTCGTCGTCCCGACGCAGAACCTGCGGCTCGTCCCGATCGACGTCGCGCGGCAGTCGCTCATCCTGCCGTTCTCCGTCAAGGACGAGGAGATCTTCCTCGCGATGGCCGACCCCGACGATCGGCGCGTCATCGACGAGATCGAGTTCGTCACCGGCCGCACCGTGCACCCGTACGTCGCGCTGCACGATCACCTCGCGGAGGTGATCGACGCCGCGTACCAGCAGCTCGATCGCGGCGAGCCGCACTACGTCGGGCCCAACGCGCCGGCGGACTACCTCGAGTCGCTCGGCATCCGCAGCGCCGCGCCGCCTCCGCTCCCGCGAGCGCGCACGCGCGCCGTGATCGGCAGCGACGATCTCGACGCGCAGGCGACCCCGCCGGGCGTTCCTCCTCCGCGCCGCATCACGAACGCCGGCACGCGCCCGGGAACGCAGCCCGGCACGCGCCCCACGGAGCGACGCCTGCCGACGCTCGACCCGGTGTTCGACTCGCGCGTCGGCCCGCTCCCGAAGGAAGAGATCGCCAGCGCGCTGCGCGCGCCCGATCGCGTGAAGCGCGTGCTCGTCGTCGACGACGAGGACGACATCCGCCGCATGCTCCGCCGCGTGCTCCAGGAGCGCGGCTACCAGGTGCTCGAGGCCGCGAAGGGCGGCGACGCGCTCCAGATGGTGCGCGAGCACGTGCCCGATCTGATCCTGCTCGATGCGATGCTCCCCGAGATCCACGGCTTCGACATCTGCCGTCGCATCAAGGGCAGCCAGAAGTACGGGCACATCCCGATCATCATGCTGAGCGCCATCTATCGCGGATGGCGCTTCGCCGAGGACTTGCGCGAGTCGTACGGCGTCCAGGTGTTCCTCGAGAAGCCGTTCAAGATCTCCGACGTCACGCAGGCGATCGAGCGCGCGCTGGAAGGCACCACGAACGAGCGCGACGAGGACGAGGAGCTCTCGTCACAGGCGTCCGACGCGCTGACGTCGGGCATCGAGGCGTACAAAGCGGGGAACATCGACGACGCCATCGCACACTTGCGGAGAGGTGTGGGGATCGACCCGCTTTCCTTCCGCCTCCACTACCACCTCGGATTGCTGTACGGTCGGCGCGACAATCTGTTCGAGGCTATCCACGAGATGGAGACCGCGGTGGACCTCGCGCCGCGCAACTTCGCAGCCCTGAAGAACCTCGCGGTCCTCTATCAACGCGCAGGCTTCAAGCACCGCGCGATCGAGATCTGGGAGCGCGCGATCGGCAGCGCCCCGGACGAAGAGACGAAGCGCGGAATCAAAGAACACCTGATGAGCCTGCTCTAA
- a CDS encoding flavodoxin domain-containing protein encodes MKIFMIVGSESGNAEMVGDVVKDTLDALGHETALFKEGGLGDADLAAQSVVLLITSSTGIGDIPQNIEPLFDELRDQRPDLSRVRYGLVGLGDRNYKDSFLGGPKKWDALLTELGAKRVGERLELDATDNPCPDQDAAEWVRGWVAQF; translated from the coding sequence GTGAAGATCTTCATGATCGTGGGGAGCGAGTCGGGCAACGCCGAGATGGTCGGGGACGTGGTGAAGGACACGCTCGACGCGCTCGGCCACGAGACCGCGCTCTTCAAGGAAGGCGGGCTCGGCGACGCGGATCTCGCGGCCCAGTCGGTCGTCCTCCTGATCACGTCGAGCACCGGCATCGGCGACATCCCGCAGAACATCGAGCCGCTCTTCGACGAGCTCCGCGATCAGCGCCCCGATCTCTCGCGCGTGCGCTACGGGCTCGTGGGCCTCGGCGATCGCAACTACAAGGACAGCTTCCTCGGCGGCCCGAAGAAGTGGGACGCGCTGCTGACCGAGCTCGGCGCGAAGCGCGTCGGCGAGCGCCTCGAGCTCGACGCGACCGACAACCCGTGCCCCGACCAGGACGCCGCCGAGTGGGTGCGCGGCTGGGTCGCGCAGTTCTGA
- a CDS encoding biotin/lipoyl-containing protein translates to MKYRVTIDGREREVDVTIAPSGAIAVTLDGAKVDGEVRPVPGGVSVRLGARVHDVIVANAGGDEVQLAAGAARAVAHVLSERARADRKRAGGGASAKELRAPMPGRVVRVLCAAGESVTAGQPLVVVEAMKMENELRAPGDATIAQVHVSEGASVEGRALLVTFG, encoded by the coding sequence ATGAAGTACCGGGTCACGATCGACGGGCGCGAGCGCGAGGTGGACGTGACCATCGCGCCGAGCGGAGCCATCGCGGTCACGCTCGACGGTGCGAAGGTCGACGGCGAGGTGCGGCCGGTGCCGGGCGGCGTGAGCGTGCGGCTCGGCGCGCGCGTGCACGACGTGATCGTGGCGAACGCGGGTGGCGACGAGGTGCAGCTCGCGGCGGGCGCGGCGCGCGCGGTCGCGCACGTGCTGAGCGAGCGGGCGCGCGCGGATCGCAAGCGCGCGGGTGGTGGCGCGAGCGCGAAGGAGCTGCGCGCGCCGATGCCGGGCCGTGTCGTGCGCGTGCTGTGCGCGGCGGGCGAGAGCGTGACGGCGGGCCAGCCGCTCGTCGTCGTCGAGGCGATGAAGATGGAGAACGAGCTCCGCGCGCCGGGCGACGCGACCATCGCGCAGGTGCACGTGAGCGAGGGCGCGAGCGTCGAGGGACGCGCGCTGCTCGTGACGTTCGGCTGA
- a CDS encoding error-prone DNA polymerase yields MDRAPYVPLWVKTNHSFLEGASHPEELVDRAHQLALPAIAITDRDGVYGVVKAHVRGKELASAGGDGQAERSHGAQRVIVGAQVTVLDRDAPRDAIATSGTLPGTRRVVLLAQSREGYARIAQLLSKGHARAEAKNLARVTWDELCEIGDGVIALAPDARSLERIADAFEGRAYAMLTRHLEAPDRDLERALREVARRRAIPTVAAIEVLYHTRARQPLQDVLTCIRHGVTLTTAGRHLRANAEHELPTPAQMRALFEDDLASVDRTLEVAARCTFEMSAIRYVYPAERLPAGETQQGWLRALTLDGARRRYPMGVPDDAMTQIEKELALIEDLDYGGYFLTMWDVVRFCREKGILCQGRGSAANSIVCFCLGITAIDPVRMDLLFERFLSKERAEPPDIDVDIEHERREEVIQYVYERWGRRHAAMVANLIRYRARSALRDVGKALDLPQLVLDRAAKTLDVYAVSIDEQAMKNAGLDLEIPSVRHLLALVRQIQDFPRHLGIHPGGFLLGSEPVDTLCPIEPATMEGRTVVQWDKQDVEDLGLFKVDLLGLGALTVVHRAFDLLRDHDEIDLEIATVPAEDPTTFQMVSRGDTVGVFQIESRAQMAMLPRLRPRTFYDLVIEVAIVRPGPIQGDMVHPYLRRRAGLEQVTYPHPKLERVLSKTLGVPIFQEQVMKLAIECAGYSGGEADRLRRDMAAWRSKGRIEAHRERLITRMVADGIPQDFAERVFHQIKGFGEYGFPESHAASFALIAYVTAWLKCHHPAVFACSMLNAWPMGFYHPSTIVEDAKRHGVRVLPIDVRRSKWDCTLEHVTGEPRWALRMGLRYVRGFGSREKAAFERAWASEVAMDDLASFVRTVRLSRRAHEALAEAGALAGYGLDRRKAIWEVRALATEHEGDLPVMDAPSAKKGAKFRALAPGESISWDYRASMHSTRGHPMERLREALSARDIPDARTVASMRDGARVRYAGIVICRQRPGTATGVTFMTLEDETGFANVVIWRDVFQRFDVVGKTASLLEVEGRIQSADGVVHVIAEVLRDLGKDERMLRSAEEVPRSRDFH; encoded by the coding sequence GTGGATCGCGCTCCGTACGTCCCGCTCTGGGTGAAGACGAACCACTCGTTCCTCGAGGGCGCGAGCCACCCCGAGGAGCTCGTCGACCGCGCCCACCAGCTCGCGCTGCCCGCCATCGCGATCACCGACCGCGACGGCGTGTACGGCGTCGTGAAAGCGCACGTGCGCGGCAAGGAGCTCGCGAGCGCAGGCGGCGACGGGCAAGCAGAGCGTTCGCACGGCGCGCAACGCGTGATCGTCGGCGCGCAGGTGACGGTGCTCGATCGCGACGCGCCTCGTGACGCGATCGCGACCAGCGGGACGCTCCCGGGCACGCGCCGCGTGGTGCTCCTCGCGCAGAGCCGTGAGGGCTACGCGCGCATCGCGCAGCTGCTCTCGAAGGGCCATGCGCGGGCCGAGGCGAAGAACCTCGCGCGCGTGACCTGGGACGAGCTGTGCGAGATCGGCGACGGCGTGATCGCGCTCGCGCCCGATGCGCGCTCGCTCGAGCGCATCGCCGACGCGTTCGAAGGCCGCGCCTACGCGATGCTCACGCGCCACCTCGAGGCGCCCGATCGCGACCTCGAGCGCGCGCTGCGCGAGGTCGCGCGACGCCGCGCGATCCCGACCGTCGCCGCGATCGAGGTCCTCTATCACACGCGCGCGCGGCAGCCGCTGCAGGACGTGCTCACGTGCATCCGCCACGGCGTCACGCTCACCACCGCGGGCCGCCACCTCCGCGCGAACGCGGAGCACGAGCTGCCCACGCCCGCGCAGATGCGCGCGCTCTTCGAGGACGATCTCGCGTCCGTCGATCGCACGCTCGAGGTCGCCGCGCGCTGCACGTTCGAGATGAGCGCGATCCGCTACGTCTATCCCGCCGAGCGCCTGCCCGCGGGCGAGACGCAGCAAGGATGGCTGCGCGCGCTGACGCTCGACGGCGCGCGACGTCGCTATCCGATGGGCGTCCCCGACGACGCGATGACGCAGATCGAGAAGGAGCTCGCGCTGATCGAGGACCTCGACTACGGCGGCTACTTCCTGACGATGTGGGACGTCGTCCGGTTCTGCCGCGAGAAGGGGATCCTCTGTCAGGGCCGCGGCAGCGCGGCGAACTCGATCGTCTGCTTCTGCCTCGGCATCACCGCGATCGATCCGGTGCGCATGGATCTGCTCTTCGAGCGCTTCCTCTCGAAGGAGCGCGCGGAGCCGCCCGACATCGACGTCGACATCGAGCACGAGCGGCGCGAGGAGGTCATCCAGTACGTCTACGAGCGCTGGGGCCGCCGCCACGCCGCGATGGTCGCGAACCTCATCCGCTACCGCGCGCGCAGCGCGCTGCGCGACGTCGGCAAGGCGCTCGACCTCCCGCAGCTCGTGCTCGATCGCGCGGCGAAGACGCTCGACGTGTACGCGGTGTCGATCGACGAGCAGGCGATGAAGAACGCGGGGCTCGATCTCGAGATCCCCTCGGTGCGCCACCTGCTCGCGCTCGTGCGGCAGATCCAGGACTTCCCGCGCCACCTCGGGATCCACCCCGGCGGCTTCCTCCTCGGCAGCGAGCCCGTCGACACGCTCTGCCCGATCGAGCCCGCGACGATGGAAGGGCGCACCGTCGTGCAGTGGGACAAGCAGGACGTCGAGGACCTCGGCCTCTTCAAGGTCGATCTGCTCGGCCTCGGCGCGCTCACGGTCGTGCACCGCGCGTTCGATCTCCTGCGCGATCACGACGAGATCGATCTCGAGATCGCGACCGTGCCCGCCGAAGATCCGACGACGTTCCAGATGGTCTCGCGCGGCGACACCGTCGGCGTCTTCCAGATCGAGTCGCGCGCGCAGATGGCGATGCTCCCGCGCCTCCGACCGCGCACCTTCTACGATCTCGTGATCGAGGTCGCGATCGTGCGCCCCGGTCCGATCCAGGGCGACATGGTGCACCCGTACCTGCGCCGCCGCGCCGGGCTCGAGCAGGTCACGTACCCGCACCCGAAGCTCGAGCGCGTGCTGAGCAAGACGCTCGGCGTCCCGATCTTCCAGGAGCAGGTCATGAAGCTCGCGATCGAGTGCGCGGGCTACTCCGGAGGCGAGGCCGATCGACTGCGCCGCGACATGGCCGCGTGGCGCTCGAAGGGACGCATCGAGGCGCACCGCGAGCGCCTGATCACGCGCATGGTCGCCGACGGGATCCCGCAGGACTTCGCGGAGCGCGTCTTCCACCAGATCAAGGGCTTCGGCGAGTACGGCTTCCCCGAGTCGCACGCCGCGAGCTTCGCGCTCATCGCGTACGTGACCGCGTGGCTCAAGTGCCACCACCCCGCGGTCTTCGCGTGCTCGATGCTGAACGCGTGGCCGATGGGCTTCTATCACCCGTCGACGATCGTCGAGGACGCCAAGCGCCACGGCGTGCGCGTCCTTCCGATCGACGTGCGGCGCTCGAAGTGGGACTGCACCCTCGAGCACGTCACCGGCGAGCCGCGCTGGGCGCTGCGCATGGGCCTTCGCTACGTGCGCGGCTTCGGCAGCCGCGAGAAGGCCGCGTTCGAGCGCGCGTGGGCGAGCGAGGTCGCGATGGACGATCTCGCGTCGTTCGTGCGCACCGTGCGCCTCTCTCGCCGCGCGCACGAGGCGCTCGCGGAGGCGGGCGCGCTCGCGGGCTACGGGCTCGATCGCCGCAAGGCGATCTGGGAGGTGCGCGCCCTCGCGACCGAGCACGAGGGCGATCTCCCGGTGATGGACGCGCCGAGCGCGAAGAAGGGCGCGAAGTTCCGCGCGCTCGCGCCCGGCGAGTCGATCTCGTGGGACTACCGCGCGAGCATGCACAGCACGCGCGGTCATCCGATGGAGCGCCTCCGCGAGGCGCTCTCGGCGCGCGACATCCCTGACGCGCGCACCGTCGCCTCGATGCGCGACGGCGCGCGCGTGCGCTACGCGGGCATCGTCATCTGTCGGCAGCGCCCGGGCACCGCGACCGGCGTGACGTTCATGACGCTCGAGGACGAGACCGGCTTCGCGAACGTCGTGATCTGGCGCGACGTGTTCCAGCGCTTCGACGTCGTCGGCAAGACCGCCTCGTTGCTCGAGGTCGAGGGACGCATCCAGTCGGCCGACGGCGTGGTGCACGTGATCGCCGAGGTGCTGCGCGATCTCGGCAAGGACGAGCGCATGTTGAGGAGCGCCGAGGAGGTCCCGCGGTCGCGCGACTTCCATTGA
- a CDS encoding sigma-54-dependent transcriptional regulator: MSARVLVVDDEENLRLVLRTMLRKHGYEVETCASAEQALETIDASAPDFVIADVRMGGMSGIELTKELKRRGADAVVIVMSAFGSVDLAIEAMKAGAYDYVSKPFKQDEVLLALRKAEEREQLRRENQALREERAQSARFETMIGRSEAMHRVFRVVDRAAEVATTVLIQGESGTGKELVARALHDRGPRKSKAFVAVNCGAIPESLLESELFGHKRGAFTDATSDKTGLFEAAHEGTIFLDEIGELPLALQVKLLRVLQEGTLRRVGETKDRKVDVRVVAATVRDLESEVREGTFREDLFYRLNVLPLTVPPLRDRKDDVPLLVDHFVARNNTRLGTRVRGVDEAARKMLLAYHWPGNVRELENVVERAMVLAERDVIGEVDLPERVKRKEDARLVALASDELSIKKTARWMEETLIRRALEQTGGNRTAAARLLEISHRALLYKIKDYGIR, translated from the coding sequence ATGAGCGCGCGCGTCCTGGTCGTCGACGACGAGGAGAACCTGCGGCTCGTGCTGCGCACGATGCTGCGGAAGCACGGCTACGAGGTGGAGACGTGCGCGAGCGCGGAGCAGGCGCTCGAGACGATCGACGCGAGCGCGCCCGACTTCGTGATCGCCGACGTGCGGATGGGCGGCATGAGCGGCATCGAGCTCACGAAGGAGCTCAAGCGACGCGGCGCGGACGCGGTCGTGATCGTGATGAGCGCGTTCGGCTCGGTCGATCTCGCGATCGAGGCGATGAAGGCGGGCGCGTACGACTACGTGAGCAAGCCGTTCAAGCAGGACGAGGTGCTGCTCGCGCTGCGCAAGGCGGAAGAGCGCGAGCAGCTGCGCCGCGAGAACCAGGCGCTGCGCGAGGAGCGCGCCCAGAGCGCCCGCTTCGAGACGATGATCGGCCGCAGCGAGGCGATGCACCGCGTCTTCCGCGTCGTCGATCGCGCGGCCGAGGTCGCGACGACGGTGCTGATCCAGGGCGAGAGCGGCACGGGCAAGGAGCTCGTCGCGCGCGCGCTGCACGATCGGGGTCCGCGCAAGAGCAAGGCGTTCGTCGCGGTGAACTGCGGCGCGATCCCGGAGTCACTGCTCGAGAGCGAGCTCTTCGGGCACAAGCGCGGCGCGTTCACCGACGCGACGAGCGACAAGACGGGGCTCTTCGAGGCAGCGCACGAGGGCACGATCTTCCTCGACGAGATCGGCGAGCTCCCGCTCGCGCTGCAGGTGAAGCTGCTGCGCGTGCTGCAGGAAGGAACGCTGCGGCGCGTCGGCGAGACCAAGGATCGCAAGGTCGACGTGCGCGTCGTCGCGGCGACGGTGCGCGATCTCGAGAGCGAGGTGCGCGAGGGCACGTTCCGCGAGGACCTCTTCTATCGCCTCAACGTGCTGCCGCTCACCGTGCCGCCGCTGCGCGATCGCAAGGACGACGTGCCGCTGCTCGTCGATCACTTCGTCGCGCGCAACAACACGCGGCTCGGTACGCGCGTGCGCGGCGTCGACGAGGCCGCGCGCAAGATGCTGCTCGCCTATCACTGGCCGGGCAACGTGCGCGAGCTCGAGAACGTCGTGGAGCGCGCGATGGTGCTCGCGGAGCGCGACGTGATCGGCGAGGTGGATCTCCCGGAGCGCGTGAAGCGGAAGGAAGACGCGCGCCTCGTCGCGCTCGCGAGCGACGAGCTCTCGATCAAGAAGACGGCGCGCTGGATGGAGGAGACGCTCATCCGTCGCGCGCTCGAGCAGACCGGCGGGAACCGCACGGCGGCGGCGAGGCTGCTCGAGATCAGCCATCGCGCGCTGCTCTACAAGATCAAGGACTACGGGATCCGCTGA